Proteins encoded in a region of the Coffea eugenioides isolate CCC68of chromosome 4, Ceug_1.0, whole genome shotgun sequence genome:
- the LOC113768697 gene encoding protein STICHEL-like 2, producing the protein MDGRRHSVDVPISRALVALRRVRSLRDPSTNSLSKFSPLVENLNWETNSNNAITLGFENKTKEFVNVETGMFDIEDRRLDDERDRHGNGQQLYYSRKSNAELGSAPFRNMHVEGSTIGQPSLEMLCANKSLSERYCSNHRDKGLELACVASSTDCLEGVGSCNEPNEGSIHDEKLYRNRYSKKYQNRKQSRSCRSAAGDVLSRVGSPSLSMSDALLGGSSCGISLNGDEDADALDSRQCGCGIGHCWSRPPRLRESNHHLDAEDQPFLPAGAGEAHTSEWRRGCNHMNNGVTLYSESPRSLSQKFRPKSFSDLVGQNLVARSLLSSISNGRISSFYLFHGPCGTGKTSAARIFAAALNCLSPDTAKPCGHCRECFLFFSGKGSNVKEVDSLKVNKTQRIRAIIKNAENSLSSSPFKVLIIDECHLLREDTWATFLNNLEDISCRVVFIMVTPDLHKLPRSAVSRSQRYHFPKIKQADIASRLGKICLEEGFDFDQDALDYIATKSNGSLRDAEMMLEQLSLIGKKITMTLVYELMGVVSDDELFDLLHLALSSNTPETVKRARELMRSRIDPLHLVSQLANIIMDGLAGKCQEEASEIPRRLFGRSTSEADMQQLSHALKILSETEKQLRMSKNQTTWLTVALLQLSSVGSSLDSNESRLCIKTMQPRDGDFCSTSSTTESLKHLVTCARDSSESCKMGMQGREQTLESVWKTAAGICESSSLKSFLQKRGKLLSINLRQGLAVAELGFYHSKYVSKAEKKWKVIAGALQNALGYNVEIRINLILDSAGKEHAKVKKRYFSFSSCSRRLHHRSQSTTECESNPSEKLDSISTKPLTVDKYVETGSSESGSHNSHACCIGKELVRTIRNTDGNALSIALMTPKHQLGADKYRNCGCQDLFAPEQGKQPGCFPRTLKFQKANASNTSETIFWRTCLENNLASAVPHPVTQTHFCPSDPVVSCCRSVNLNNSCRNHVRLGS; encoded by the exons ATGGATGGAAGGAGGCATTCTGTTGATGTTCCTATCTCGAGAGCATTAGTAGCACTTAGGAGAGTGAGATCTCTTAGAGATCCATCAACCAATTCACTGAGCAAGTTTTCTCCTTTGGTGGAGAATCTGAACTGGGAAACGAATTCAAACAATGCAATTACTTTGGGTTTTGAAAATAAGACAAAGGAATTTGTCAATGTTGAAACAGGCATGTTTGATATTGAAGACCGGAGGCTAGATGATGAAAGGGATCGCCATGGAAATGGTCAACAGCTGTACTACTCAAGAAAATCTAATGCCGAGTTA GGCTCTGCCCCTTTCAGGAATATGCATGTTGAAGGATCTACTATAGGTCAACCAAGCCTGGAGATGTTATGTGCAAACAAATCACTAAGTGAGAGATATTGCAGCAATCACAGGGACAAAGGATTGGAGTTGGCTTGTGTAGCATCTTCCACCGACTGTTTGGAGGGGGTGGGATCATGTAATGAACCAAATGAAGGATCAATACATGATGAAAAGCTTTATCGTAATAGATATAgtaaaaaataccaaaatagGAAGCAAAGTAGATCATGTAGATCAGCAGCGGGTGATGTCCTGAGTCGTGTTGGCAGTCCTTCCTTATCCATGAGTGATGCTCTGCTTGGAGGATCAAGCTGTGGAATATCTTTGAATGGAGATGAGGATGCTGATGCTTTGGATTCTAGGCAATGTGGATGTGGTATAGGCCATTGTTGGTCAAGACCACCTAGGCTTAGAGAGTCAAATCATCATCTTGATGCAGAAGACCAACCTTTTTTACCAGCTGGTGCAGGGGAGGCACACACTTCTGAATGGAGAAGGGGATGCAACCACATGAACAATGGAGTTACTTTATATTCAGAAAGTCCTCGAAGTCTTAGTCAAAAGTTCAGGCCAAAATCATTTAGTGACTTGGTGGGCCAAAATCTGGTGGCGAGGTCTCTTCTAAGTTCAATCTCAAATGGGAGGATAAGTTCCTTTTATCTCTTTCATGGTCCCTGTGGTACTGGTAAAACATCTGCTGCTAGGATTTTTGCTGCTGCATTGAATTGTCTTTCACCTGATACTGCCAAACCTTGTGGTCATTGTCGAGAATGTTTCCTATTCTTCTCTGGAAAGGGAAGCAATGTCAAGGAAGTGGATTCTCTGAAAGTCAATAAAACACAAAGGATTAGAGCAATCATTAAGAATGCTGAGAATTCTCTGTCATCTTCACCTTTCAAGGTTTTGATAATTGATGAGTGCCACTTATTGCGAGAGGATACATGGGCAACATTTTTGAACAATCTTGAGGACATTTCTTGCCGTGTTGTCTTCATAATGGTAACTCCTGACCTTCATAAGTTGCCCCGTAGTGCAGTATCACGGTCTCAAAGATAccattttccaaaaataaaacaagcCGATATTGCCAGTCGATTGGGAAAAATTTGTCTGGAAGAAGGATTTGACTTTGACCAAGATGCTTTGGACTACATTGCCACTAAATCAAATGGCTCACTACGAGATGCTGAGATGATGCTTGAGCAGTTGAGTTTGATTGGGAAAAAGATTACGATGACCCTGGTCTATGAATTG ATGGGAGTTGTTTCTGATGACGAATTGTTTGATTTACTGCATCTAGCACTATCGTCTAATACTCCTGAAACAGTTAAAAGGGCCAGAGAGCTAATGAGATCAAGGATAGATCCCTTGCATCTCGTCTCACAACTAGCAAATATCATAATGGATGGTCTTGCTGGAAAATGTCAAGAAGAAGCCTCCGAAATCCCAAGAAGGCTTTTTGGAAGAAGTACTT CTGAAGCTGACATGCAGCAATTAAGTCATGCTCTTAAAATACTTTCTGAAACTGAAAAGCAACTGAGGATGTCAAAGAACCAGACTACTTGGCTTACTGTAGCTCTTCTTCAGTTAAGTTCTGTGGGGTCTTCACTGGATTCTAATGAATCGAGGTTGTGCATAAAAACCATGCAGCCAAGAG ATGGTGATTTTTGCAGCACCTCATCCACTACTGAGAGTTTGAAGCATCTTGTAACCTGTGCACGCGACAGCAGCGAGTCTTGCAAGATGGGGATGCAGGGCCGTGAGCAGACTTTAGAATCTGTATGGAAGACAGCTGCTGGTATATGTGAATCTAGTTCATTGAAGAGCTTCCTGCAGAAAAGGGGGAAGTTATTGTCTATTAATCTTAGACAAG GTCTAGCTGTAGCTGAATTGGGGTTTTACCATTCAAAATATGTGTCAAAAGCTGAGAAGAAATGGAAAGTCATAGCAGGTGCACTTCAGAATGCTCTGGGCTATAATGTTGAAATAAGAATCAATCTTATTCTGGATTCTGCTGGAAAAGAACACGCCAAAGTGAAGAAGCGATATTTCAGCTTTTCAAGTTGTTCCAGGAGGTTGCATCATAGGTCACAATCCACCACGGAGTGTGAAAGCAACCCATCAGAGAAATTGGATTCCATTTCTACAAAACCCTTAACAGTGGATAAGTATGTCGAAACGGGTTCCTCTGAAAGTGGTTCTCATAATTCACATGCCTGTTGTATTGGAAAAGAGCTGGTGAGAACTATAAGAAATACTGATGGAAATGCACTAAGTATTGCTTTGATGACACCAAAACATCAACTGGGAGCTGATAAGTATCGAAACTGTGGGTGCCAAGATCTATTTGCCCCAGAACAAGGGAAACAACCTGGCTGCTTTCCTAGAACACTGAAGTTTCAAAAGGCAAATGCCTCAAATACTTCTGAGACAATTTTCTGGAGGACCTGTTTGGAAAATAACCTGGCATCAGCAGTTCCTCATCCTGTAACTCAGACGCATTTCTGTCCAAGCGATCCAGTTGTTTCTTGCTGCAGATCAGTCAATCTCAATAACAGCTGCAGAAATCATGTTCG GCTTGGCAGTTAA